The proteins below come from a single Oryzomicrobium terrae genomic window:
- the kdsB gene encoding 3-deoxy-manno-octulosonate cytidylyltransferase: MTAPFHVVIPARFASTRLPGKPLLDLAGKPMVVRVAEAAARSGAQSVLVATDHDGVAAAVRAHGFAVALTRPDHPSGTDRLAEVAEQQGWSGDTLVVNVQGDEPLIDPALVALTAARLAESGADIATVAHPITSAEDFFNPNVVKVVCRTDGDALYFSRAPIPYARDAFAASRGALPAGLPALRHVGLYAYRASFLQAYAGLAASPLEQFEALEQLRALWHGYRIAVATVDHPPAAGVDTPEDAERVRAVFAAGR; the protein is encoded by the coding sequence ATGACCGCTCCTTTTCACGTCGTCATCCCGGCCCGTTTCGCTTCCACCCGCCTGCCCGGCAAACCGCTCCTCGATCTAGCCGGCAAGCCCATGGTGGTGCGCGTGGCGGAGGCCGCAGCCCGCTCCGGCGCTCAATCCGTGCTGGTGGCCACCGACCACGACGGGGTGGCCGCCGCGGTGCGCGCCCACGGCTTTGCCGTGGCCCTGACCCGGCCCGACCATCCCAGTGGTACCGACCGGCTGGCCGAGGTGGCCGAGCAGCAAGGCTGGAGCGGCGACACCCTGGTGGTGAACGTCCAGGGCGACGAGCCCTTGATCGATCCGGCCCTGGTGGCCCTCACCGCTGCCCGGCTGGCCGAGAGCGGTGCCGACATTGCCACCGTGGCCCATCCGATCACCAGTGCCGAGGATTTCTTCAATCCGAACGTGGTCAAGGTGGTGTGCCGCACCGATGGCGACGCCCTGTATTTTTCCCGGGCGCCGATTCCCTACGCCCGGGATGCCTTCGCCGCCAGCCGGGGCGCCCTGCCCGCCGGCCTGCCAGCCCTGCGCCACGTCGGCCTGTACGCCTACCGGGCATCGTTCCTGCAGGCATATGCCGGTCTGGCAGCTTCGCCGCTGGAACAGTTCGAAGCCTTGGAGCAGCTGCGTGCCCTGTGGCACGGTTACCGTATTGCCGTGGCCACGGTGGACCATCCGCCGGCCGCCGGGGTCGATACCCCGGAAGATGCCGAACGGGTGCGAGCAGTGTTCGCGGCCGGCCGCTAA
- a CDS encoding Trm112 family protein has product MDARLLDILVCPVCKGNLEYQKTKQELVCKPCKLAYPIRDDIPVMLEEEARVLSADEA; this is encoded by the coding sequence ATGGATGCTCGCCTGCTCGACATCCTGGTCTGCCCGGTGTGCAAGGGCAACCTGGAGTACCAAAAGACTAAGCAGGAGCTGGTGTGCAAGCCCTGTAAGCTGGCTTACCCGATCCGCGACGATATCCCGGTGATGCTCGAGGAAGAAGCCCGGGTTCTCAGCGCCGACGAAGCCTGA
- the lpxK gene encoding tetraacyldisaccharide 4'-kinase: MSLPSAPSPRDGLAQRLTRAWFRPRLAGALLLLTPLSALFAAVSGVRRYAYARGWSRVERLPVPVVVVGNLIVGGAGKTPLTQALARELRARGRRPGIVSRGYGGSAQAAPRPVAPDADPAQVGDEPLLLAATGVPVWVGRDRAAAARALLAAHPDTDLILCDDGLQHLRLGRDLEIAVFDQRGAGNGWRLPAGPLRDPLSRLRHLAGGGAVVVNGGRVGLKATLDGHLHEVPGFDMTLAAGDFHALGDPAMALAPADLAAQLAGRRVVAFAGIGDPARFFTTLAALGLAFEPRAFPDHHAYTPDDFAGLADATVLMTEKDGVKCRSLPLSGRVQGVWVLPVTARLAPDLTAYVLEKIDGCSPARHPGLPGVQGQPGVPKD; encoded by the coding sequence TTGTCTCTCCCTTCTGCTCCGTCACCCCGCGACGGTCTGGCCCAGCGCCTGACCCGGGCCTGGTTCCGTCCCCGTCTGGCGGGCGCCCTGCTCCTTCTGACGCCCCTCTCGGCCTTGTTCGCCGCCGTCAGCGGCGTGCGTCGCTACGCCTACGCCCGTGGCTGGTCCCGGGTCGAGCGGCTGCCGGTGCCGGTGGTGGTGGTGGGCAACCTAATCGTCGGTGGCGCCGGCAAAACGCCTCTGACCCAGGCCCTGGCCCGGGAACTGCGTGCCCGGGGGCGCCGTCCCGGCATCGTCAGCCGGGGCTACGGCGGCAGCGCCCAGGCAGCCCCCCGTCCGGTGGCCCCGGACGCCGATCCGGCCCAGGTCGGCGACGAACCGCTGCTGCTTGCCGCCACTGGCGTGCCGGTCTGGGTCGGGCGTGATCGGGCCGCCGCCGCCCGGGCCCTGCTCGCCGCCCATCCCGACACCGACCTGATCCTCTGCGACGATGGCCTGCAGCACCTGCGCCTGGGGCGCGACCTGGAAATTGCCGTGTTCGACCAACGCGGCGCGGGTAACGGCTGGCGCCTGCCCGCCGGCCCCCTGCGCGATCCGCTGTCCCGCCTGAGGCACCTGGCTGGAGGTGGCGCAGTGGTGGTCAATGGCGGACGTGTCGGGCTGAAAGCCACGCTGGACGGGCATCTCCACGAGGTGCCCGGATTCGATATGACCCTGGCTGCCGGGGATTTCCACGCCCTGGGCGACCCGGCCATGGCTCTTGCGCCGGCGGACCTGGCGGCCCAGCTGGCCGGCCGCCGGGTAGTGGCCTTCGCCGGCATCGGCGATCCGGCCCGCTTCTTCACCACCCTTGCCGCCCTGGGCTTGGCCTTCGAACCCCGGGCCTTTCCCGACCACCACGCCTATACCCCGGACGATTTCGCCGGTCTTGCCGATGCCACGGTCCTGATGACCGAAAAGGATGGGGTAAAATGCCGCTCCCTGCCGCTCAGCGGCCGAGTGCAAGGCGTCTGGGTATTGCCCGTGACGGCCCGCCTCGCCCCCGACCTGACGGCCTACGTTCTGGAGAAAATCGATGGATGCTCGCCTGCTCGACATCCTGGTCTGCCCGGTGTGCAAGGGCAACCTGGAGTACCAAAAGACTAA
- a CDS encoding ExbD/TolR family protein — MDFRRGRGREEPEINLIPMIDVLLVIIIFLMLTTTYARFSGLEINLPQADAEQKQELPNEINVAVTAAGQVVVDKQTLANGEVGTIAEGLKRAAGTRPDPLIVISADAKATHQSVVDVMQAAQAAGYPHISFATQQAAH, encoded by the coding sequence ATGGACTTTCGTCGCGGCCGCGGCCGGGAAGAGCCGGAGATCAACCTGATCCCGATGATCGACGTGCTGCTCGTCATCATCATCTTCCTCATGCTCACCACTACCTACGCCCGTTTTTCCGGGCTGGAAATCAACCTGCCCCAGGCCGATGCCGAGCAGAAGCAGGAACTGCCCAACGAGATCAACGTGGCGGTCACCGCCGCCGGCCAGGTGGTGGTCGATAAGCAGACCCTGGCCAACGGCGAGGTCGGCACCATTGCCGAGGGACTGAAGCGGGCTGCCGGCACGCGGCCGGATCCGTTGATCGTCATCAGCGCCGACGCCAAGGCCACCCATCAGTCGGTGGTGGATGTGATGCAGGCCGCCCAGGCGGCCGGTTATCCGCACATTTCCTTTGCCACCCAGCAGGCCGCCCACTGA
- a CDS encoding MotA/TolQ/ExbB proton channel family protein, with amino-acid sequence MFAIIQAAGWPIWFLLLASIIALALIIERLQALRGAKVVPTGLLQQVVQQYRQGGVNDQLVAGLEAGSPLGRVLAAGLRNVRASREVMKEAIEEAGRAVTHELERYLTTLGTIASISPLMGLFGTIVGMIEIFGSQGPSGGNPQQLAHGISIALYNTGFGLIIAIPSMIFWRHFRAKVDALVIDMEQQAVKLVEVVHGDRT; translated from the coding sequence GTGTTCGCCATCATTCAAGCCGCCGGCTGGCCCATCTGGTTTCTGTTGCTCGCCTCGATCATCGCCCTGGCTCTCATCATTGAGCGCCTCCAGGCGCTGCGCGGCGCCAAGGTCGTACCCACGGGGCTGTTGCAGCAAGTGGTGCAGCAATATCGCCAGGGGGGCGTCAATGACCAACTGGTGGCCGGGCTGGAAGCCGGTTCGCCCCTGGGGCGGGTGCTGGCGGCAGGGCTGCGCAACGTGCGCGCCTCCCGGGAAGTGATGAAGGAAGCCATCGAGGAGGCCGGCCGGGCCGTGACCCACGAACTGGAGCGCTACCTGACGACCTTGGGCACCATTGCCTCGATCTCCCCCCTGATGGGCCTGTTCGGCACCATCGTCGGCATGATCGAGATCTTCGGCTCCCAGGGGCCCTCCGGCGGCAACCCGCAGCAACTCGCCCACGGCATCTCGATCGCCCTGTACAACACCGGGTTCGGCCTGATCATCGCCATCCCGAGCATGATCTTCTGGCGCCACTTCCGCGCCAAGGTCGATGCCCTGGTGATCGATATGGAGCAGCAGGCGGTGAAGCTGGTGGAAGTGGTCCACGGCGACCGTACCTGA